The following proteins are co-located in the Streptomyces sp. NBC_00435 genome:
- a CDS encoding class F sortase, with protein sequence MAEQSTSARAPRRSGRAARVAALAGASVLTVCLATACSSGGDGATVKNNPADAKAASVLKPSVPDRIVIPDIKVDAPLDTVGLDAQGVMREPDFAKPEDAAWYKDGPTPGEKGAAAIVGHMDTPRTPEAVFYNLKKLKKDEKIEVHRDDGSTAVFEVDTVDTFKKDRFPTDKVYGDTHGKAELRIITCGGDLTKDRHWDANVVVFAHLVGQE encoded by the coding sequence ATGGCTGAGCAGTCCACTTCTGCCCGCGCCCCCCGCCGGAGCGGCCGCGCAGCGCGCGTGGCCGCCCTGGCGGGCGCGTCGGTCCTCACGGTCTGCCTCGCGACGGCCTGCTCCTCGGGCGGCGACGGCGCCACGGTCAAGAACAACCCGGCCGACGCCAAGGCCGCTTCGGTGCTGAAGCCCTCCGTCCCGGACCGCATCGTGATCCCGGACATCAAGGTCGACGCCCCGCTCGACACCGTCGGACTCGACGCCCAGGGCGTCATGCGGGAGCCCGACTTCGCCAAGCCCGAGGACGCGGCCTGGTACAAGGACGGCCCGACCCCCGGGGAGAAGGGCGCGGCCGCCATCGTCGGGCACATGGACACCCCCCGGACGCCCGAGGCCGTCTTCTACAACCTCAAGAAGCTGAAGAAGGACGAGAAGATCGAGGTCCACCGCGACGACGGCAGCACCGCCGTCTTCGAGGTCGACACGGTCGACACGTTCAAGAAGGACCGGTTCCCGACCGACAAGGTCTACGGGGACACCCACGGCAAGGCGGAGCTCCGCATCATCACCTGCGGCGGCGACCTCACCAAGGACCGCCACTGGGACGCCAACGTCGTGGTGTTCGCGCACCTCGTCGGACAGGAATAG
- a CDS encoding EamA family transporter yields MAAPTSPAPTTAPPTAPATSAAPVTTAGSAPAPAPAPAPASASVDGSFRARFGPVALVVTAGVSVQFGAALAVMLMPRAGAAGVVTLRLAAAALVLLLVCRPKVRGHSRSDWMTVVWFGVTMAGMNGLFYQAIERIPLGPAVTLEVLGPLVLSVAVSRRLMNLLWAGLALAGVVLLSTHGGGGLGGLDPLGAAFALGAGGMWAAYIVFNARTGRRFPQADGLALAMAVAAVLSLPLGVIEAGSALLLPSTLALGLGVAVLSSVLPYTLELLALRRLPAPTFAILMSLEPAIAATAGFLVLNQAMSALDAAAIALVITASIGAVRSQTRQGRRARAVEPPV; encoded by the coding sequence ATGGCCGCACCCACCTCCCCCGCACCTACGACCGCACCCCCGACGGCGCCCGCGACCTCGGCCGCGCCTGTGACCACGGCCGGATCCGCACCCGCACCCGCACCCGCACCCGCACCCGCATCCGCATCCGTGGACGGCTCCTTCCGGGCGCGCTTCGGCCCCGTCGCACTGGTGGTCACGGCGGGCGTCTCGGTGCAGTTCGGTGCGGCCCTCGCGGTCATGCTGATGCCGAGGGCCGGCGCGGCGGGAGTGGTCACGCTGCGGCTCGCGGCGGCCGCGCTCGTCCTGCTGCTCGTCTGCCGGCCCAAGGTGCGCGGGCACTCCCGTTCCGACTGGATGACCGTGGTGTGGTTCGGCGTGACCATGGCCGGCATGAACGGCCTCTTCTACCAGGCCATCGAACGCATCCCGCTCGGCCCCGCCGTCACCCTGGAGGTGCTCGGCCCGCTCGTGCTGTCCGTCGCCGTCTCGCGCCGCCTGATGAACCTGCTGTGGGCCGGTCTGGCGCTGGCCGGCGTGGTCCTGCTGTCCACCCACGGCGGCGGCGGCCTCGGCGGACTCGATCCGCTGGGCGCGGCCTTCGCGCTCGGCGCGGGCGGCATGTGGGCGGCGTACATCGTCTTCAACGCACGGACCGGGCGCCGGTTCCCGCAGGCGGACGGGCTGGCGCTGGCGATGGCCGTGGCCGCCGTGCTCTCGCTCCCCCTCGGCGTGATCGAGGCGGGCTCGGCGCTGCTGCTCCCGAGCACGCTGGCACTCGGACTCGGCGTGGCGGTGCTGTCCTCGGTGCTGCCCTACACGCTGGAGCTGCTGGCCCTGCGCAGGCTGCCGGCACCGACCTTCGCGATCCTGATGAGCCTGGAGCCGGCCATCGCGGCGACGGCGGGCTTCCTGGTACTGAACCAGGCGATGTCGGCGCTCGACGCGGCGGCGATCGCGCTGGTCATCACGGCGAGCATCGGCGCGGTCCGCTCGCAGACCCGCCAGGGGCGGCGCGCCCGGGCGGTGGAGCCCCCGGTCTGA
- a CDS encoding ArsR/SmtB family transcription factor, with protein sequence MEYALTFSAADLAKTRFAVSPMWEIVTSFRLLRNEAEPPLHRGWAAQVRPRLVRSGLDRGWLAALIPGDGYLADFLNPTPAGPFPELSAELEAIRRSTPEQVRSDLDELARKSRRPSPRLRLLHEEPGAVLEKVTEEIETYWEFALAPYWSRVRQLLEADVFHRARQVAEHGAAHVLNELHDSVRWDEGTLRMVRRQCALQQNEAGAGLLLVPSAFAWPRVLTRSVAPEPAQLAYPARGIGTLWEPRAAKATDAVAAVLGRSRTLLLAELDTPASTTQLARHSGLSAAAVSQHLMALRNAGLVTGHRAGRSVLYARTAVADALLTPAG encoded by the coding sequence ATGGAGTACGCACTGACATTCTCCGCGGCGGACCTGGCGAAGACCCGCTTCGCGGTGTCCCCCATGTGGGAGATCGTCACCAGTTTCCGGCTGCTGAGGAACGAGGCCGAGCCCCCGCTGCACCGCGGCTGGGCCGCTCAGGTGAGGCCGCGGCTGGTGCGGTCGGGCCTGGACCGGGGCTGGCTGGCCGCCCTGATCCCGGGCGACGGCTACCTCGCGGACTTCCTCAACCCGACTCCCGCCGGGCCCTTCCCCGAACTCTCCGCCGAGTTGGAGGCCATCCGCCGCAGTACTCCGGAACAGGTGCGCTCCGACCTCGACGAGCTCGCGCGCAAGTCCCGCCGTCCGTCACCGCGCCTGCGGCTGCTCCACGAGGAGCCCGGGGCGGTGCTGGAGAAGGTCACCGAAGAGATCGAGACGTACTGGGAGTTCGCGCTCGCCCCCTACTGGTCGCGGGTCCGGCAGCTGCTGGAGGCGGACGTCTTCCACCGGGCCCGGCAGGTCGCCGAGCACGGCGCGGCCCACGTCCTGAACGAACTCCACGACTCCGTCCGCTGGGACGAGGGAACGCTGCGCATGGTCCGGCGCCAGTGCGCCCTGCAGCAGAACGAAGCGGGCGCGGGCCTCCTGCTCGTGCCCTCGGCCTTCGCCTGGCCCCGCGTACTGACCCGCTCGGTGGCGCCAGAGCCGGCCCAACTGGCCTACCCCGCACGGGGAATCGGCACTCTGTGGGAGCCCAGGGCGGCCAAGGCCACCGACGCGGTCGCCGCCGTCCTCGGCCGCTCCCGGACCCTGCTCCTCGCCGAACTGGACACCCCGGCCTCCACGACCCAACTGGCCCGGCACAGCGGCCTGTCCGCCGCCGCCGTCTCCCAGCACCTGATGGCGCTGCGCAACGCGGGCCTGGTCACCGGCCACCGCGCCGGCCGCTCCGTGCTGTACGCCCGCACGGCCGTCGCGGACGCGCTCCTGACCCCGGCGGGCTGA
- a CDS encoding sacsin N-terminal ATP-binding-like domain-containing protein: protein MSVRVTAAQDGVDPFGTARLRRGVLDAWGAGPARFREDANAEEDLALGGYRDRLVVELAQNAADAAARAGVPGRLRLTLHAGTDQPDGHAVLAVANTGAPLDATGVESLSTLRASAKRDDSAGSVGRFGVGFAAVLAVSDEPAVLGRHGGVRWSLAEARELARGACVGSPGLSDELRRRDGHVPLLRLPLPAEGTAPEDYDTVVVLPLRDAAAEDLAQRLLAAVDDALLLTLPGLAEVVVDTPSGGVRTLSRRTEGPYTVIADSASDTKRWRTVRHSGPIEKALLADRPVEERLRPVWAVSWSVPVDAEGAPVRPATAAVVHAPTPTDEPLGIPALLIATLPLDTTRRHPAPGPLTDFLVERAADAYAELLGSWDPVSTALVDLVPGPLGKGELDGALRGAVLTRLPRTAFLAPAAPPEEPAEGEPLERAALRPFEAEVVEGAGADTVRVLAEVLPTLLPAGLERRPELRTLGVGRLPLGEAIERIAGIERTPDWWHRLYDSLAGVDPDRLSGLPVPLADGRTAIGPRHILLPGADTPRTSSPEMLARLGLKVAHPDAVHPLLEKLGALPAGPRAVLTTPQVRAAVAASLDSGEIWDEDALDSAELADIVLGLVRDAELSPGDEPWLGALALPDEDGEPTPAGELLLPGSPLASVVREDEIPYVDAELVERWDAQTLTAVGVLAEFQLVRATDVVLDPDELEPRDGDFAEPDDAGLLDAVDVWCEDVLDQLPDTPVPPVATELVAVRDLDLVDDDCWPQALAMLAQPPLRDALTQPVRVLLPDGTTRSVRPYTAWWLRDHPVLDGRRPAGLRAAGGDPLLAGLYTPADATGFEDEQVLRALGVRTSVPALLDEPGGAAELLGRLADPEREVGGRQLHALYGALADLDPEQVTLPDELRAVVDGEVVVVDAADAVIADAPDLLPLTAGLPLLPVAPSRAADLAELFQVRRLSETVPAEVTTEGEEHEVPESVLHLLGPATPDRYVEHGELLAGGIELDWRRTPDGTLHASTLEGVAAALAWAAGQWPRRFEVAALLEDPSRTAELARDRWFD from the coding sequence GTGAGCGTGCGAGTGACGGCGGCACAGGACGGCGTGGACCCCTTCGGCACGGCCCGGCTGCGGCGCGGGGTGCTCGACGCCTGGGGCGCGGGTCCGGCCCGGTTCCGCGAGGACGCCAACGCCGAGGAGGACCTGGCGCTCGGCGGCTACCGCGACCGGCTCGTCGTCGAGCTCGCGCAGAACGCCGCCGACGCGGCCGCCCGCGCCGGGGTCCCCGGCCGGCTGCGGCTCACCCTGCACGCGGGCACCGATCAGCCCGACGGCCACGCGGTGCTCGCCGTGGCCAACACCGGTGCCCCGCTGGACGCCACCGGTGTGGAATCGCTGTCCACCCTGCGCGCCTCCGCCAAGCGGGACGACTCCGCCGGCAGCGTCGGCCGCTTCGGCGTCGGCTTCGCCGCCGTCCTCGCCGTCTCCGACGAGCCCGCCGTCCTCGGCCGGCACGGCGGGGTCCGCTGGTCGCTGGCCGAGGCCCGCGAGCTGGCGCGCGGCGCGTGCGTCGGCAGCCCCGGACTCAGTGACGAGCTGCGCCGCCGCGACGGCCACGTCCCGCTGCTGCGGCTCCCGTTGCCCGCCGAGGGAACCGCGCCCGAGGACTACGACACCGTCGTGGTCCTGCCGCTGCGCGACGCCGCCGCCGAGGACCTGGCCCAGCGGCTGCTCGCCGCCGTCGACGACGCCCTGCTGCTGACCCTGCCCGGGCTGGCCGAGGTCGTCGTGGACACCCCCTCCGGGGGCGTGCGGACCCTGTCGCGCCGCACCGAGGGCCCGTACACCGTCATCGCCGACTCCGCTTCGGACACCAAGCGCTGGCGCACCGTCCGCCACTCCGGCCCCATCGAGAAGGCACTGCTCGCCGACCGTCCCGTCGAGGAACGGCTGCGGCCCGTCTGGGCGGTGTCCTGGTCGGTGCCCGTCGACGCCGAAGGCGCTCCCGTCCGCCCCGCCACGGCGGCCGTGGTGCACGCGCCGACCCCGACCGACGAACCGCTGGGCATCCCGGCGCTGCTCATCGCGACCCTGCCGCTGGACACCACCCGCCGCCACCCCGCGCCGGGGCCGCTGACCGACTTCCTGGTGGAGCGCGCGGCCGACGCCTACGCCGAACTGCTCGGCTCCTGGGACCCGGTGAGCACCGCGCTCGTGGACCTCGTACCCGGTCCGCTCGGCAAGGGCGAGCTCGACGGGGCCCTGCGCGGGGCCGTCCTGACGCGGCTGCCCCGTACGGCCTTCCTCGCTCCCGCCGCACCGCCCGAGGAGCCGGCGGAGGGGGAGCCGCTGGAGCGCGCCGCCCTACGCCCCTTCGAGGCCGAGGTGGTGGAGGGCGCGGGCGCCGACACCGTACGGGTCCTCGCGGAGGTGCTGCCGACCCTGCTCCCGGCCGGGCTGGAACGCCGCCCCGAACTGCGCACCCTCGGGGTGGGCCGGCTGCCGCTGGGCGAGGCCATCGAGCGGATCGCGGGCATCGAACGCACCCCCGACTGGTGGCACCGGCTCTACGACAGCCTCGCGGGCGTCGATCCCGACCGGCTCTCCGGCCTCCCGGTGCCGCTGGCCGACGGGCGCACCGCGATCGGACCCCGGCACATCCTGCTGCCCGGCGCGGACACCCCGCGGACGAGCAGCCCCGAAATGCTGGCGCGGCTCGGCCTGAAGGTGGCCCACCCGGACGCGGTGCACCCGCTGCTGGAGAAGCTCGGCGCGCTCCCGGCGGGCCCGCGCGCCGTGCTGACCACCCCGCAGGTGCGGGCGGCCGTCGCGGCCTCCCTGGACTCCGGGGAGATCTGGGACGAGGACGCGCTCGACTCCGCGGAACTCGCCGACATCGTCCTCGGGCTGGTCCGCGACGCCGAGCTCTCACCCGGCGACGAGCCGTGGCTGGGCGCGCTCGCCCTGCCCGACGAGGACGGCGAGCCGACCCCGGCCGGCGAGCTCCTGCTCCCCGGCTCCCCGCTGGCCTCCGTCGTCCGCGAGGACGAGATCCCGTACGTGGACGCCGAGCTGGTGGAGCGCTGGGACGCGCAGACCCTCACCGCCGTCGGGGTCCTGGCCGAGTTCCAGCTGGTCCGCGCCACCGACGTGGTCCTGGACCCCGATGAACTGGAGCCCCGCGACGGGGACTTCGCCGAGCCCGACGACGCCGGTCTGCTGGACGCCGTAGACGTGTGGTGCGAGGACGTCCTGGACCAGCTCCCGGACACCCCGGTCCCGCCGGTCGCCACCGAGCTGGTCGCCGTACGGGACCTCGACCTGGTCGACGACGACTGCTGGCCCCAGGCGCTGGCCATGCTCGCCCAGCCCCCGCTGCGCGACGCCCTGACCCAGCCCGTCCGGGTCCTGCTCCCGGACGGCACCACCCGGTCCGTGCGCCCGTACACCGCCTGGTGGCTGCGCGACCACCCGGTCCTGGACGGCCGGCGCCCGGCGGGGCTGCGCGCGGCGGGCGGCGACCCGCTGCTGGCGGGCCTCTACACCCCGGCGGACGCCACCGGCTTCGAGGACGAGCAGGTCCTGCGGGCGCTCGGCGTACGCACCAGCGTGCCCGCCCTGCTGGACGAACCCGGCGGCGCGGCCGAGCTCCTGGGCCGCCTCGCCGACCCCGAGCGCGAGGTCGGCGGACGCCAGCTGCACGCCCTGTACGGGGCCCTGGCGGATCTGGACCCCGAACAGGTCACCCTGCCCGACGAACTGCGCGCGGTCGTCGACGGCGAGGTGGTCGTGGTGGACGCGGCCGACGCGGTGATCGCGGACGCCCCGGACCTGCTGCCGCTGACGGCCGGTCTCCCGCTCCTGCCCGTGGCCCCGTCCCGGGCCGCCGACCTGGCGGAGCTGTTCCAGGTCCGCCGGCTCTCGGAGACGGTCCCGGCGGAGGTCACCACCGAGGGCGAGGAGCACGAGGTCCCCGAGTCGGTCCTGCACCTCCTCGGCCCGGCCACCCCGGACCGGTACGTGGAGCACGGGGAACTCCTGGCGGGCGGCATCGAACTCGACTGGCGCCGCACCCCGGACGGCACCCTGCACGCGTCCACCCTGGAGGGCGTGGCGGCGGCTCTCGCCTGGGCGGCGGGCCAGTGGCCGCGCCGCTTCGAGGTCGCGGCCCTCCTGGAGGACCCCTCCCGGACGGCGGAACTGGCCCGGGACCGCTGGTTCGACTGA
- a CDS encoding TerD family protein, translated as MITLTKEDGPADLGGVTHLSIGVSWDPTAGSSGGLMGKFKRKTGTDLDLIAIAMQGADPVRLAGLDSLDPMGNGSLVHSGDNQTGHGEGDDETVTVEFARIPGNVTSIVFVAAAYKKGSSFQSARNISFKVYDATGGSSQQVADIWPSLLGTDNGCAVAKAVRDGASWKLQVINQTGKIKPGDEQALMRFAISK; from the coding sequence ATGATTACGCTCACCAAGGAAGACGGCCCGGCGGACCTGGGTGGTGTGACCCATCTGTCCATCGGAGTCTCCTGGGACCCCACCGCCGGCAGCAGCGGTGGCCTGATGGGCAAGTTCAAGCGGAAGACCGGAACGGACCTTGACCTGATCGCGATCGCGATGCAGGGGGCGGACCCGGTCCGTCTCGCGGGCCTCGACTCCCTGGACCCGATGGGCAACGGCTCGCTGGTCCACAGCGGGGACAACCAGACCGGGCACGGCGAAGGCGACGACGAGACGGTGACCGTCGAGTTCGCCCGGATACCGGGGAACGTCACGTCCATCGTCTTCGTCGCCGCCGCGTACAAGAAGGGCAGTTCCTTCCAGAGCGCGCGCAACATCAGCTTCAAGGTGTACGACGCCACGGGCGGCTCGAGCCAGCAGGTCGCCGACATCTGGCCGAGCCTGCTCGGCACCGACAACGGCTGCGCCGTGGCCAAGGCGGTCCGGGACGGCGCGAGCTGGAAGCTGCAGGTCATCAACCAGACCGGCAAGATCAAGCCGGGCGACGAGCAGGCCCTCATGCGCTTCGCCATCAGCAAGTAA
- the serC gene encoding phosphoserine transaminase, with the protein MAEIQIPADIKPADGRFGAGPSKVRIEALDALAATGTSLLGTSHRQAPVKNLVGSVRQGLRDLFSLPEGYEVILGNGGSTAFWDIATAGLIERKSQHLTFGEFSSKFASAAKSAPWLDAPSVISSEPGTHPEPVAEAGVDVYAYTHNETSTGVAAPIKRVAGADEGALVLVDATSGAGGLPVDITETDVYYFAPQKSFASEGGLWLAAFSPAALERAARVHASGRHIPEFFSLPTAIDNSLKNQTYNTPALSTLFLLNEQLEWMNSQGGLEFTTGRTAASAANLYGWAEASKYANPFVTDAAQRSAVIGTIDFSDDIDAAAVAKVLRANGIVDTEPYRKLGRNQLRIAMFPAIDPADVQKLTACVDYVIENL; encoded by the coding sequence GTGGCTGAGATCCAGATTCCCGCTGACATCAAGCCCGCCGACGGACGCTTCGGCGCGGGCCCCTCCAAGGTGCGGATCGAGGCGCTGGACGCCCTCGCCGCCACCGGTACCTCCCTGCTCGGAACATCACACCGCCAGGCCCCGGTCAAGAACCTGGTCGGCTCGGTGCGCCAGGGCCTCCGGGACCTCTTCTCCCTCCCCGAGGGCTACGAGGTGATCCTGGGCAACGGCGGCTCCACCGCCTTCTGGGACATCGCGACGGCCGGTCTCATCGAGCGGAAGTCGCAGCACCTCACCTTCGGTGAGTTCTCCTCCAAGTTCGCCTCGGCCGCGAAGTCCGCGCCGTGGCTGGACGCGCCGTCCGTGATCTCCTCCGAGCCGGGTACGCACCCGGAGCCGGTGGCGGAGGCGGGCGTGGACGTCTACGCGTACACCCACAACGAGACCTCGACGGGTGTGGCGGCGCCGATCAAGCGCGTCGCGGGCGCCGACGAGGGGGCACTCGTCCTGGTGGACGCGACCTCGGGCGCCGGCGGCCTGCCGGTGGACATCACCGAGACCGACGTCTACTACTTCGCCCCGCAGAAGTCCTTCGCCTCCGAAGGCGGCCTGTGGCTGGCGGCGTTCTCCCCGGCGGCCCTGGAGCGCGCGGCCCGCGTGCACGCCTCCGGCCGGCACATCCCGGAGTTCTTCTCGCTGCCGACGGCGATCGACAACTCGCTGAAGAACCAGACGTACAACACCCCGGCGCTCTCCACCCTGTTCCTGCTAAACGAGCAGCTGGAGTGGATGAACAGCCAGGGCGGCCTGGAGTTCACGACCGGGCGTACGGCGGCCAGCGCGGCCAACCTGTACGGCTGGGCGGAGGCGTCGAAGTACGCGAACCCGTTCGTCACGGACGCCGCCCAGCGTTCCGCCGTGATCGGCACGATCGACTTCTCGGACGACATCGACGCGGCCGCGGTCGCCAAGGTGCTGCGTGCCAACGGCATCGTGGACACCGAGCCCTACCGCAAGCTCGGCCGCAACCAGCTCCGTATCGCGATGTTCCCGGCGATCGACCCGGCGGACGTGCAGAAGCTGACCGCGTGCGTCGACTACGTCATCGAGAACCTCTGA
- a CDS encoding FAD-binding and (Fe-S)-binding domain-containing protein: MTSPGELERTLRANLRGGVDFGAAARALATMDASNYRRVPLGVVTPRDAGDVAAALEVCARAGVPVVPRGGGTSIAGQATGTGVVLDLTRHMNALVCLDPGSRTAVVQPGLVLDRLRDAARPHGLTFGPDPSTHSRCTLGGMIGNNACGAHSVAWGTTADNVAELAVTAYGGSSYRAATGWTGAPPGLRELVAANLAVLRTGMAGGFSRRISGYGDLDALLPERGVQLARAFCGSEGTLGVVTEAVVRLVETPRAPVLAVLGYADESAAADAAAGLLGHGPLTVEGMAADLVGDRPGNAPGLPRGGAWLFVEMRDEGAARPLLRSCDAVDSLLITDPAEQRALWRIREDAAGTATRMPDGAMAWPGWEDCAVPPARLGGYLREFRALLAAHGLRGSPYGHFGEGCVHVRIDFDLVTAGGVARFRSFSSDLADLVVAHGGSLSGEHGDGQARAELLPRMYGPQVIALFESYKRVWDPAGGMNPGILVRPARLDENLRFAVLPSSDFAAEVARCVGVAKCRSAEVGGPGVMCPSYRATGEERHSTRGRARLLHEMLAGEIVTDGWRSAEVAEALDLCLGCKGCRSDCPVGVDMAAYKAEFLHRHWSGRLRPLSHYVLGGLPALLRAVAALRLARPLNLLSRFLRVPGLEPARPLPKLAPRPFTGGWGRPGARTTGPGRSPRGSGARSRGTVEGRVGESTPQGPPGLEPGAGSGGAPGAVVTVWPDTFTEHLAPEAGHAAVRVLRAAGLEPVLPAGGPVCCGLTYVSTGRLDRARRVLRRTLDAVGDPRGPVTVLEPSCAAALRTDLPALLPEDPRAHRLAAAVRTFAETLEEYAPHWQPPRLDRPVTGQTHCHQHAVLGDAPDRRLRERAGLTGELSGGCCGLAGNFGFEPGHHEVSVACAEEQLLPSLRAAAPGTEVLADGFSCRTQIAQLAGGRARHLAEVLAEALPEAPAGGQPPRT; the protein is encoded by the coding sequence GTGACGTCACCCGGGGAACTCGAACGGACACTGCGGGCGAACCTGCGCGGCGGGGTGGACTTCGGTGCCGCCGCGCGGGCCCTGGCCACCATGGACGCCTCGAACTACCGCCGCGTCCCCCTCGGCGTGGTCACCCCGCGCGACGCCGGGGACGTGGCCGCCGCGCTCGAGGTGTGCGCGCGGGCGGGCGTCCCGGTCGTCCCGCGCGGCGGCGGCACCTCCATCGCCGGCCAGGCCACCGGGACCGGGGTGGTCCTGGACCTGACCCGCCACATGAACGCCCTGGTCTGCCTCGACCCCGGTTCCCGGACCGCCGTGGTCCAGCCCGGCCTGGTCCTCGACCGGCTGCGGGACGCGGCGCGCCCGCACGGGCTGACCTTCGGGCCGGACCCCTCCACGCACTCCCGCTGCACGCTCGGCGGGATGATCGGCAACAACGCGTGCGGGGCCCACTCCGTGGCCTGGGGGACCACGGCCGACAACGTGGCGGAGCTCGCGGTCACGGCGTACGGGGGCTCCTCGTACCGGGCGGCCACCGGCTGGACGGGTGCGCCGCCCGGGCTGCGGGAGCTGGTGGCGGCGAACCTCGCGGTCCTGCGCACCGGCATGGCCGGGGGTTTCTCCCGGCGCATCTCGGGCTACGGGGACCTGGACGCGCTCCTCCCCGAACGGGGTGTGCAGCTCGCCCGGGCGTTCTGCGGGAGCGAGGGCACGCTCGGGGTGGTGACCGAGGCGGTCGTACGACTGGTGGAGACTCCGCGCGCCCCGGTGCTCGCGGTGCTCGGGTACGCCGACGAGAGCGCGGCGGCCGACGCGGCGGCGGGCCTGCTGGGGCACGGTCCGCTGACGGTGGAGGGCATGGCGGCCGATCTGGTCGGGGACCGGCCGGGGAACGCGCCGGGACTGCCGAGGGGCGGTGCCTGGCTGTTCGTGGAGATGCGGGACGAGGGCGCGGCGCGTCCGCTCCTGCGGTCCTGCGACGCGGTCGACAGCCTGCTGATCACGGATCCGGCGGAGCAACGGGCGCTGTGGCGGATCCGCGAGGACGCGGCTGGCACGGCCACGCGGATGCCCGACGGGGCGATGGCCTGGCCCGGGTGGGAGGACTGCGCGGTCCCGCCCGCGAGGCTCGGCGGCTACCTGCGGGAGTTCCGGGCCCTGCTGGCCGCACACGGGCTGCGCGGATCCCCGTACGGCCACTTCGGCGAGGGCTGCGTGCACGTCCGCATCGACTTCGACCTGGTGACGGCGGGAGGCGTGGCGCGCTTCCGCTCCTTCTCCTCGGACCTGGCCGACCTGGTGGTCGCGCACGGCGGCTCGCTCTCGGGGGAGCACGGGGACGGGCAGGCGCGGGCGGAGCTGCTGCCGCGGATGTACGGACCCCAGGTGATCGCGCTCTTCGAGTCCTACAAGCGGGTGTGGGATCCGGCGGGCGGCATGAACCCCGGGATCCTGGTCCGCCCGGCGCGCCTGGACGAGAACCTCCGCTTCGCGGTGCTGCCGTCCTCGGACTTCGCCGCGGAGGTCGCCCGCTGCGTGGGAGTGGCGAAGTGCCGGTCCGCGGAAGTCGGCGGGCCGGGGGTGATGTGCCCGTCGTACCGGGCCACGGGGGAGGAGCGGCACTCCACGCGCGGCCGGGCGCGGCTGCTGCACGAGATGCTGGCCGGGGAGATCGTGACGGACGGCTGGCGCTCGGCGGAGGTCGCCGAGGCGCTGGACCTGTGCCTGGGCTGCAAGGGGTGCCGCAGCGACTGCCCGGTGGGCGTGGACATGGCCGCGTACAAGGCGGAGTTCCTCCACCGCCACTGGTCCGGCCGGCTGCGCCCGCTGTCCCACTACGTCCTGGGCGGCCTGCCGGCGCTGCTGAGGGCGGTGGCCGCGCTGAGACTGGCCCGCCCGCTGAACCTCCTGTCCCGCTTCCTGCGCGTCCCCGGCCTCGAGCCCGCCCGGCCCCTGCCGAAGCTGGCGCCGAGGCCCTTCACCGGGGGCTGGGGCCGTCCCGGGGCGCGCACCACGGGTCCGGGGCGGAGCCCCAGGGGGTCCGGGGCGCGGTCCCGGGGGACGGTGGAAGGGCGGGTAGGGGAGAGCACCCCGCAGGGGCCGCCGGGGCTGGAGCCCGGGGCCGGGTCGGGGGGCGCGCCCGGGGCCGTTGTCACGGTGTGGCCGGACACATTCACGGAGCACCTCGCCCCCGAGGCCGGCCACGCGGCCGTCCGCGTGCTGCGGGCCGCCGGGCTGGAGCCCGTACTCCCCGCCGGCGGCCCCGTCTGCTGCGGGCTGACGTACGTCTCCACCGGCCGTCTCGACCGCGCCCGCAGGGTCCTGCGCCGCACCCTGGACGCCGTGGGCGACCCGCGGGGACCCGTCACCGTCCTCGAACCGAGCTGCGCGGCGGCGCTCCGCACCGATCTGCCCGCCCTCCTCCCGGAGGACCCGCGCGCGCACCGCCTCGCCGCCGCCGTCCGTACCTTCGCCGAGACCCTGGAGGAGTACGCCCCGCACTGGCAGCCACCCCGCCTCGACCGGCCGGTCACCGGCCAGACCCACTGCCACCAGCACGCCGTCCTCGGCGACGCCCCGGACCGGCGGCTCCGCGAGCGCGCCGGGCTCACCGGTGAGCTCAGCGGCGGCTGCTGCGGCCTCGCGGGGAACTTCGGGTTCGAGCCGGGCCACCACGAGGTCTCCGTGGCCTGCGCCGAGGAACAGCTCCTGCCGTCGCTGCGCGCGGCCGCCCCTGGCACCGAGGTCCTGGCGGACGGATTCTCCTGCCGGACCCAGATCGCGCAGCTGGCCGGCGGCCGGGCCCGCCACCTGGCGGAGGTACTGGCCGAGGCCCTGCCCGAAGCCCCGGCCGGGGGGCAGCCACCCCGGACGTAA